A DNA window from Helianthus annuus cultivar XRQ/B chromosome 15, HanXRQr2.0-SUNRISE, whole genome shotgun sequence contains the following coding sequences:
- the LOC110910803 gene encoding uncharacterized protein LOC110910803 yields MAMHGGDRFQRRRSLQERLGLACCGSTWGIGSSTMPIHDDDDDDHNLVDPVDVIRTLPELNSDPDCIPASPRMNLAAALAAERSTVVVAERDSRSTGEPLTTSVGNTTPVATPTRMSLMRLLEETDDQDEKGCDLVCCVCMGRKKGAAFIPCGHTFCRVCSRELWLNRGSCPLCNRSIIEVLDIF; encoded by the coding sequence ATGGCTATGCACGGCGGCGATCGGTTCCAGCGACGGCGGAGCCTCCAAGAGCGGCTAGGACTTGCATGTTGTGGGTCCACTTGGGGAATCGGATCCTCCACCATGCCCATCCATGACGATGATGACGATGATCATAATCTTGTTGACCCGGTTGACGTTATTCGGACCCTGCCGGAGTTAAATTCGGATCCTGACTGTATTCCCGCATCGCCGCGTATGAATCTTGCCGCCGCATTGGCAGCTGAACGGTCAACGGTGGTGGTGGCTGAACGGGACTCTCGGTCAACGGGTGAACCGTTGACCACAAGTGTCGGGAATACGACACCGGTGGCGACGCCTACGAGGATGTCGTTGATGAGATTGTTGGAAGAAACGGACGATCAGGATGAAAAGGGGTGCGATCTGGTGTGTTGCGTGTGTATGGGGAGGAAGAAGGGTGCAGCGTTCATACCGTGTGGACACACGTTTTGTAGGGTGTGTTCGAGGGAGTTGTGGTTGAACCGGGGTTCGTGTCCGCTTTGTAACCGTTCGATAATCGAAGTCCTAGATATATTTTAA